From a single Glycine soja cultivar W05 chromosome 19, ASM419377v2, whole genome shotgun sequence genomic region:
- the LOC114398766 gene encoding uncharacterized protein LOC114398766 codes for MGGYLTLLQCVTDDAYVETTPRASRWLTTKVHMKGIKGVSYRAHLDALTITNISWLPYKRVVRQFGYIQTIPSPLVTASLSYEEIDERWMHFGDHLAPVGEICVVSGQVTADYMEWFLQISHLLVTSTQEGDEPRQLAALDVDAYVEPHVLEVPVAADLPRHSVVACEGCEAIAERLKRVLNLRMVTAGTELHDIMEDFLRITKGEASNGSLRA; via the exons ATGGGTGGGTACTTGACGCTATTACAG TGCGTCACTGATGATGCGTACGTTGAGACTACCCCACGTGCGTCGAGGTGGCTTACGACGAAGGTGCACATGAAGGGGATCAAGGGGGTGTCGTACAGGGCACATTTAGATGCTCTGACGATCACGAACATTTCCTGGTTGCCCTACA AGCGGGTGGTACGACAGTTCGGGTACATCCAGACCATCCCTTCGCCGCTGGTTACTGCTTCGTTGTCGTATGAGGAGATAGACGAGAGGTGGATGCATTTCGGGGACCATTTAGCACCTGTGGGTGAGATTTGTGTTGTCTCCGGGCAGGTAACAGCGGactacatggagtggtttttgCAGATATCTCACCTGCTCGTCACGTCGACCCAGGAAGGCGATGAGCCCAGACAGCTAGCTGCCCTAGATGTAGATGCATATGTCGAGCCACATGTCCTTGAGGTTCCAGTCGCAGCTGATCTCCCCAGACATTCAgtg GTTGCTTGTGAAGGTTGCGAAGCGATCGCAGAAAGGTTGaagcgtgtgctcaaccttaggatggtGACTGCAGGAACAGAGTTACATGACATCATGGAAGATTTCCTGCGGATCACTAAGGGTGAGGCCTCTAATGGAAGTCTTAGGGCGTGA